The following coding sequences lie in one Haladaptatus sp. DJG-WS-42 genomic window:
- a CDS encoding adenosylcobalamin-dependent ribonucleoside-diphosphate reductase, with protein sequence MSRANLSADEITLPIKRTDGETLADRMTSNAYNNILPARYLRKDSNGELIETQEDLFVRVAKNIALAEAVYEAENLGLELTVRPEQLKPRHPRRDELAAEVFGEGTTADNDVETQLTEFNVNKFDYDTVVPELPSEVQEKVESVRAEFQDLMEQLSFIPNSPTLMNAGDELQQLSACFVDSPADDLTDIHKTAMEAAEVFQSGGGMGYAFWQLRPYGDAVGSTGGIASGPITFMRTFDQMCETIAQGGTRRGAQMGVMRVSHPDVIEFLHAKNKDVSLAVTLRLNDPDDYTYTSFNEALAEARELIDEEGRVPKHLRNAVEGHLSNFNISVGVTDGFMEALYNEEEFVFTNPRTEEPHIATEETKEMYDRYDLGHYVTPGEVLKIPAVEIWDHIIDGSWENGEPGVIYLERVNKEHSFDVEKHPDHQILATNPCGEQPLEEYEACNLGHINLSTIAEFDAPDWRVWHEANGENYDSTEEAMDAFLADAIDWDEFDHRIEWGTRFLENVVTMSDFPVPKIEEKVRNMRKIGLGVMGLAQLYIQLGIRYGSEEGNELVRQLMMHINHGSKWASHDLAEDRGSFNDWGDSKYADPVEYRDWFEHHTGLSADEWADGFSIRNHNTTTVAPTGTTSMVGNTTGGIEPIYNVAYFKNVSDDVQGDEMLVEFDDYFLRVLEDNGIDVDAVQAEAVEQMQSNTFDGVTSLSTVPDAIGELFVVTADLAGLDHAGVQCAAQAGVDSAISKTCNFPNSASKADMDEVYRYIYDHGGKGVTVYRDGTRSKQVLTTRAKNADFADDDEAAEAIVDQITDVFGSMDEFLEHEEVKAALNAQLDSIATAAANGNLYAEKRARPDVLYGVTQRISTGYGKLYVNINEDEQGRPFELFANIGNSGGFTASFTESLAKTVSTALRSGVDPEEIAGELKGIRSPKIAWDKGEQIQSIPDAIGTAMRRYLDGEIDKAYPQQRNLAEIAEESAPVEDADDVEAESDDDATQSLIDAGESPECPDCGSMTLYFSEGCKTCESCGWSECS encoded by the coding sequence ATGAGCCGCGCGAACCTCTCCGCCGACGAGATTACCCTGCCCATCAAGCGCACTGATGGAGAAACACTCGCAGACCGGATGACCTCAAATGCGTATAACAACATTCTTCCGGCCCGATACCTCCGCAAAGACTCGAACGGGGAGCTTATCGAGACTCAAGAAGACCTGTTCGTCCGCGTTGCGAAGAACATCGCGCTCGCAGAAGCCGTCTACGAGGCAGAGAACCTCGGCCTCGAACTGACGGTACGCCCCGAGCAACTGAAACCACGCCACCCACGCCGCGACGAACTCGCTGCGGAAGTGTTTGGCGAGGGAACCACCGCGGACAACGACGTCGAGACGCAACTCACCGAGTTCAACGTCAACAAGTTCGACTACGACACCGTCGTCCCCGAACTTCCGTCCGAGGTACAGGAGAAAGTAGAGTCGGTACGCGCCGAGTTCCAAGACCTGATGGAGCAACTCAGCTTCATCCCGAACTCCCCGACGCTCATGAACGCGGGCGACGAACTCCAACAGCTCTCTGCGTGTTTCGTTGACTCGCCCGCAGACGACCTCACCGACATCCACAAAACCGCCATGGAGGCCGCAGAGGTCTTCCAGTCCGGCGGTGGCATGGGCTACGCCTTCTGGCAGCTTCGTCCGTACGGTGACGCCGTTGGCTCCACAGGCGGTATCGCCTCCGGGCCAATCACCTTCATGCGCACGTTCGACCAGATGTGCGAGACCATCGCCCAAGGTGGCACTCGCCGCGGGGCCCAGATGGGCGTCATGCGCGTCAGCCACCCCGACGTCATCGAGTTCCTCCACGCAAAGAACAAGGACGTCTCGCTCGCCGTCACGCTCCGGCTGAACGACCCAGACGACTACACGTACACGAGCTTCAACGAGGCACTCGCCGAAGCCCGCGAACTCATCGACGAGGAAGGGCGCGTGCCAAAGCACCTCCGCAACGCCGTCGAGGGCCATCTCTCTAATTTCAACATCTCCGTGGGCGTCACGGACGGCTTCATGGAAGCCCTCTACAACGAAGAGGAGTTCGTCTTCACGAACCCGCGCACCGAAGAGCCACACATCGCCACCGAGGAGACAAAGGAGATGTACGACCGGTACGACCTCGGTCACTACGTCACCCCCGGCGAAGTCCTCAAAATCCCGGCTGTCGAAATCTGGGACCACATCATCGACGGCTCGTGGGAGAACGGCGAACCCGGCGTCATCTACTTAGAGCGCGTCAACAAGGAGCACTCCTTCGACGTCGAAAAGCACCCAGACCACCAGATTCTCGCCACCAACCCGTGTGGCGAACAGCCACTCGAGGAGTACGAGGCGTGTAACCTCGGCCACATCAACCTCTCTACGATCGCCGAGTTCGACGCCCCCGACTGGCGCGTCTGGCACGAAGCAAACGGCGAGAACTACGACTCGACCGAGGAAGCCATGGATGCGTTCCTCGCAGACGCCATCGACTGGGACGAGTTCGACCACCGCATCGAGTGGGGGACGCGTTTCCTCGAAAACGTCGTCACCATGTCGGACTTCCCGGTGCCGAAAATCGAGGAGAAAGTCCGCAACATGCGCAAAATCGGCCTCGGCGTCATGGGGCTTGCCCAACTGTACATCCAGCTCGGCATCCGCTACGGCTCTGAAGAGGGCAACGAACTCGTTCGACAGCTCATGATGCACATCAACCACGGTTCGAAGTGGGCGTCTCACGACCTCGCAGAAGACCGTGGCTCGTTCAACGACTGGGGCGATTCGAAGTACGCAGACCCCGTCGAGTACCGTGACTGGTTCGAACACCACACCGGCCTCTCGGCCGACGAGTGGGCAGACGGCTTCTCGATTCGTAACCACAACACGACGACCGTTGCGCCAACGGGAACGACCTCAATGGTCGGCAACACCACGGGTGGCATCGAGCCAATCTACAACGTCGCCTACTTCAAGAACGTCTCCGACGACGTGCAGGGCGACGAGATGCTCGTCGAGTTCGACGACTACTTCCTCCGCGTGCTGGAGGACAACGGCATCGACGTAGACGCCGTGCAGGCAGAAGCAGTTGAGCAGATGCAGTCCAACACCTTCGATGGCGTCACGTCGCTCTCGACGGTGCCTGACGCGATTGGCGAACTGTTCGTTGTCACCGCAGACCTCGCTGGGCTCGACCACGCAGGCGTCCAGTGTGCCGCACAGGCGGGCGTGGACTCCGCCATCTCGAAGACCTGCAACTTCCCGAACTCCGCGAGTAAGGCAGACATGGACGAGGTGTACCGCTACATCTACGACCACGGCGGGAAGGGCGTCACCGTCTACCGCGACGGCACACGCAGCAAACAGGTGCTCACGACGCGCGCGAAGAACGCAGACTTCGCCGACGACGACGAGGCCGCCGAAGCCATCGTCGACCAGATTACCGACGTGTTCGGCTCGATGGACGAGTTCTTAGAACACGAGGAAGTCAAGGCGGCGCTCAACGCGCAACTCGACTCCATCGCCACGGCAGCCGCGAACGGCAACCTCTACGCCGAGAAACGCGCCCGACCGGACGTCCTCTACGGCGTCACCCAGCGCATCTCGACGGGCTACGGCAAGCTGTACGTCAACATCAACGAAGACGAGCAGGGCCGTCCGTTCGAACTGTTCGCAAACATCGGCAACTCCGGTGGTTTCACCGCGAGCTTCACCGAGTCGCTCGCAAAGACCGTCTCGACCGCACTCCGCTCGGGCGTCGACCCAGAGGAGATTGCGGGCGAACTGAAAGGCATTCGTTCACCGAAGATTGCGTGGGACAAGGGCGAGCAGATTCAGTCCATCCCGGACGCCATCGGCACCGCAATGCGCCGGTATCTCGACGGCGAAATCGACAAGGCCTACCCACAACAGCGCAACCTCGCGGAGATTGCAGAGGAGAGCGCACCCGTCGAGGACGCAGACGATGTGGAAGCCGAAAGCGACGACGACGCCACCCAGTCGCTCATCGACGCGGGCGAGAGTCCAGAGTGTCCCGACTGTGGGTCGATGACGCTCTACTTCTCAGAAGGCTGCAAGACCTGCGAGTCCTGTGGCTGGTCTGAGTGCAGCTAA